A single window of Shewanella sp. Choline-02u-19 DNA harbors:
- a CDS encoding DUF2066 domain-containing protein: protein MLRSICRYLMIFALFASIPPLVTAAEVSKLDESLVAVESRANNLRSQAIKQAFKEVVLKNTGTRSALSHPDVVKQLASASSLMTQYGYQELDGELFIQVNFDHKRLISLLRQAGLPVWGRQRPLTLVWLVEDVEDDKSILSDASSSTTRDAFNTQSANRGVPLVFPLMDLDDAMQVGVNDIRGQFTDNVANASLRYQSNYFIMATIEPQGAVLRYQMALYPRERADDASQLTPLISANGEVSTVEQAVTAITAAASEYYVGQYAIADSGEKLTAKVAFTDVSQMKQLVEIEKYLNQLSAIKTVSVARIEGMTVEFNVALFGNEDDLHRLMKLDPRIEVISSITADEVEYASFETMTKVEKQTQIYYWKGQ from the coding sequence ATGCTGAGATCTATTTGTCGTTACTTGATGATATTTGCGCTATTCGCGAGTATTCCTCCCCTTGTTACCGCCGCTGAAGTGAGTAAGCTTGATGAAAGCCTTGTGGCTGTTGAATCAAGAGCCAATAATTTGAGAAGCCAAGCGATTAAACAGGCTTTCAAGGAAGTTGTGCTTAAAAATACAGGTACCCGGAGTGCTTTATCTCATCCAGATGTTGTTAAGCAGTTAGCGAGTGCCAGTTCATTGATGACCCAGTACGGGTATCAAGAGTTAGACGGTGAGTTATTCATCCAAGTTAACTTCGACCATAAACGTTTAATTAGTCTATTACGCCAAGCTGGTTTGCCTGTTTGGGGAAGGCAACGTCCATTAACCTTAGTGTGGCTTGTTGAAGATGTAGAAGATGATAAAAGTATTCTAAGTGATGCCTCTTCGTCGACAACTCGTGATGCGTTTAATACACAGTCGGCTAATCGTGGTGTGCCTTTAGTGTTCCCTTTAATGGACTTAGATGATGCGATGCAGGTTGGTGTTAACGATATTCGTGGTCAGTTTACTGATAATGTCGCCAACGCGTCATTAAGGTATCAATCAAACTATTTCATTATGGCGACCATAGAACCGCAAGGGGCTGTATTACGTTACCAAATGGCACTTTATCCAAGAGAGCGTGCTGATGACGCGAGTCAACTCACCCCCTTAATCAGTGCTAATGGTGAAGTCTCGACGGTAGAACAGGCTGTAACGGCGATAACGGCAGCGGCGAGTGAGTATTATGTGGGCCAATATGCGATCGCTGATTCAGGTGAAAAGTTGACCGCTAAAGTTGCGTTTACCGATGTCAGTCAAATGAAGCAGTTGGTTGAAATAGAAAAATACCTTAATCAGTTAAGCGCGATCAAAACAGTAAGCGTTGCGCGTATTGAAGGCATGACCGTTGAATTTAACGTCGCACTATTTGGTAATGAAGATGACCTACATCGCCTGATGAAGCTAGATCCGCGAATTGAAGTCATCAGCAGTATTACTGCTGATGAAGTCGAATATGCAAGCTTTGAAACAATGACCAAGGTCGAGAAACAGACACAGATCTACTATTGGAAAGGTCAATAG
- a CDS encoding uracil-xanthine permease family protein: protein MKNLTLPLQGAQMLFVAFGALVLMPLLTGLDTNVALFTAGIGTLIFQLITKRQIPIFLASSFAFIAPIMYGVQTWGIPSTMGGLMAAGMVYVLLATVVKVRGPGFIKRLLPPVVVGPVIIVIGLGLAPVAVNMAIGKTGDGSLVLIEQNTALIISLASLFTTIAVAIFAKGMLKLMPILAGISVGYGLSLAFGIVDFSAVTNASWIAMPNFVAPEFNWHAILFMIPVAIAPAVEHIGDILAISNVTGKDFIKKPGLHRTLAGDGFATIASSAFGGPPNTTYSEVTGAVTLTKAFNPVIMTWTAITAITLAFVGKLGALMQTIPVPVMGGIMCLLFGSIAAVGLNSLIKNNVDMNEPRNLSIVGVTLVFGIGGMAFGIGSFSLTGISLCGIVAILMNLVLPDNAAAHSKIISEEIDQI, encoded by the coding sequence ATGAAAAACCTTACACTGCCTTTGCAGGGGGCACAAATGTTGTTTGTCGCCTTTGGTGCGCTAGTATTGATGCCTTTATTGACAGGCTTAGATACCAATGTTGCATTATTTACTGCGGGGATCGGCACCTTAATCTTTCAATTAATTACCAAACGTCAAATTCCGATCTTCTTAGCATCTTCTTTCGCCTTTATTGCGCCCATTATGTATGGAGTACAAACATGGGGGATCCCTTCAACCATGGGTGGACTGATGGCCGCCGGCATGGTGTATGTATTATTAGCCACCGTTGTCAAAGTACGCGGCCCAGGCTTTATTAAACGTTTATTACCTCCAGTCGTTGTTGGTCCGGTGATTATCGTTATCGGATTGGGCTTAGCTCCTGTTGCGGTCAATATGGCCATCGGAAAAACGGGCGATGGTAGCTTAGTATTAATAGAGCAAAATACGGCGTTAATCATCTCTTTGGCCTCTTTGTTTACCACCATCGCGGTGGCAATATTTGCTAAAGGCATGTTAAAGCTAATGCCCATTTTGGCAGGTATCTCTGTTGGCTATGGCTTAAGTTTGGCATTTGGTATCGTAGATTTCTCAGCCGTGACCAACGCGAGCTGGATTGCCATGCCTAACTTTGTGGCTCCAGAATTTAACTGGCATGCGATCCTCTTTATGATCCCGGTAGCGATAGCACCAGCGGTAGAGCACATTGGTGATATTCTGGCGATATCCAACGTCACAGGAAAAGATTTTATCAAGAAACCAGGCCTACACAGAACACTCGCGGGTGATGGTTTTGCGACCATAGCCTCTTCTGCATTCGGTGGCCCACCAAACACCACCTATTCTGAAGTGACTGGCGCTGTAACCCTAACAAAAGCCTTTAATCCCGTGATCATGACATGGACTGCCATTACCGCCATTACTCTGGCCTTTGTCGGTAAATTGGGCGCCTTGATGCAAACTATCCCTGTCCCTGTGATGGGCGGTATTATGTGCTTACTATTCGGCTCAATCGCAGCAGTAGGGCTTAATTCTCTAATCAAAAATAACGTTGATATGAATGAACCGCGTAACTTAAGTATTGTAGGTGTGACCTTGGTTTTTGGTATTGGGGGGATGGCCTTTGGTATCGGTTCATTTAGCCTTACTGGGATCAGTTTATGCGGTATCGTAGCGATATTAATGAATCTTGTGCTTCCTGATAATGCAGCAGCACATAGCAAAATCATCAGTGAAGAGATTGACCAGATTTAG
- the grxD gene encoding Grx4 family monothiol glutaredoxin, producing the protein METVEKIKQQIAENPIIVYMKGSPKLPSCGFSSQVAQIMINCEAQFAFVDILLHPDIRSELPKYANWPTFPQLWIEGELIGGCDILTEMFQKGELQTLIKETAAKHKTEDEQASS; encoded by the coding sequence ATGGAAACAGTTGAAAAAATCAAGCAGCAAATAGCTGAGAATCCAATTATCGTTTACATGAAAGGCTCACCAAAGTTACCGAGCTGTGGTTTTTCTTCTCAAGTCGCGCAGATCATGATTAATTGTGAAGCGCAATTTGCTTTCGTTGATATTCTTCTGCACCCAGATATTCGTAGCGAGCTGCCTAAATACGCTAACTGGCCGACTTTTCCACAATTGTGGATCGAAGGCGAGCTGATCGGTGGGTGCGATATCCTTACTGAAATGTTCCAAAAGGGCGAGTTACAGACCCTTATCAAGGAAACGGCTGCAAAACATAAAACGGAAGATGAGCAAGCGAGTAGCTAA
- the sodB gene encoding superoxide dismutase [Fe], whose amino-acid sequence MAFELPALPYAKNALEPHISEETINYHYGKHHNTYVVKLNGLVEGTDLAQKSLEEIIKTSTGGIFNNAAQIWNHTFYWNCLSPNGGGEATGPVADAIVAAFGSFEAFKAQFTDSAVNNFGSAWTWLVKKADGTVAIVNTSNAATPLTDETVTPIMTVDVWEHAYYIDYRNVRPDYMAHFWQLINWEFVNANFAG is encoded by the coding sequence ATGGCTTTCGAATTACCAGCATTACCTTACGCAAAAAACGCACTTGAGCCGCATATCTCAGAAGAAACAATCAACTACCATTACGGTAAGCATCACAACACTTACGTTGTAAAGCTTAACGGCCTAGTTGAAGGAACTGACCTTGCACAGAAGAGCCTAGAAGAGATCATCAAGACCTCTACTGGTGGTATCTTCAACAACGCAGCTCAAATCTGGAATCACACTTTTTACTGGAACTGCCTATCACCAAATGGTGGCGGAGAAGCAACTGGACCAGTAGCTGACGCTATTGTTGCAGCTTTTGGTTCTTTTGAAGCATTTAAAGCACAGTTTACAGATTCTGCAGTTAACAACTTCGGTAGCGCTTGGACTTGGTTAGTGAAGAAAGCTGATGGTACTGTTGCAATCGTTAATACTAGCAATGCAGCGACTCCACTAACTGATGAAACTGTTACGCCAATCATGACTGTTGATGTTTGGGAACATGCTTATTATATCGATTACCGCAATGTTCGCCCTGACTACATGGCTCACTTCTGGCAACTAATTAACTGGGAATTTGTTAACGCAAACTTCGCTGGTTAA
- a CDS encoding BsuPI-related putative proteinase inhibitor — MLHKAGLGLVVLSALGCSQGATSHSSVEVAEMTKASSNAKVSPAIITPIDKSDDMKAKLIAKSLFDGKLIVDRVAGSAMKVTLQYTNNQSHGVPLMFRSGMTADLWLFNSAGKKVWAWSNEMMFTQALRETVMAAGKTQNVKFSITADMASAIEKGYYLQAIFSGRATESTTPAMAPVLYKF; from the coding sequence ATGTTACATAAAGCAGGATTAGGTTTAGTGGTATTAAGTGCTTTGGGGTGCTCACAGGGCGCGACGAGTCACAGTTCGGTAGAGGTCGCAGAGATGACAAAAGCATCGAGTAATGCAAAGGTGTCGCCAGCGATTATTACTCCAATCGATAAGAGTGATGATATGAAGGCTAAGCTTATCGCCAAAAGCTTGTTTGATGGCAAGCTGATTGTAGATCGTGTTGCAGGTAGTGCAATGAAAGTAACCTTGCAATATACCAATAATCAATCACATGGTGTACCACTGATGTTTCGTTCAGGAATGACTGCTGACCTATGGCTGTTTAATTCAGCAGGCAAAAAAGTATGGGCTTGGTCTAATGAGATGATGTTTACTCAAGCATTACGTGAAACAGTGATGGCAGCGGGTAAAACGCAAAACGTAAAATTTAGCATTACTGCTGATATGGCATCCGCTATAGAAAAGGGTTATTACTTACAGGCAATATTTTCAGGGCGAGCAACTGAATCTACAACCCCTGCAATGGCACCAGTACTGTATAAGTTTTAA
- a CDS encoding AsmA family protein — translation MKFLKWFFVAILGLVAALVLYITLIFDPNDFKPQIVDVVKDKTGRNLAISSDLSWTFFPSLGIKLGGITLSNPAGFENAAMVSINEVVAEVALMPLLKKEVEISQLNLDGLTLALETQKDGRTSFDGLTGQASDSAQPQSSDGATSSATLSTLDIGGISITNTKISNFDHQTNATQVLSLKSLTLGRFQLDQFATLQYELSASLPDLNLDSSGEGQIRVSQDLQHVTINDFVVTNLITGNSIPNGSLKADINTSLEMALDKQTMSLVLASFSAADINASGKVDIAYGAKVPSVVAKLDIGDIDIDRLLPKQEEGAATQKQTSPSNAAAVEPDLTAMKTVNLDINVNVKSVKVANLKTQNWVFKMVMKQGVANISQLSADLYGGTIKASAKLDGRNKVAQYQFDKRLSGVDIRALLVDAAEIDMLDGTANFNVAGKGKSLLPDNLKKNLLANGKFEIADGAIHGVNIPQMIRDAKAKLGGDMSPSDSTEQKTDFTSMTGSFKVAKGLVSNPDLHMASPLIRLTGAGTANVINEALDYRLTTSVVGSLEGQGGNERDALYGVEIPFAISGTMSEPKFSLDTKALFDSKLKDETNKLKDSLFKKFGGF, via the coding sequence ATGAAATTTTTAAAATGGTTTTTTGTAGCAATCTTAGGTTTAGTTGCAGCGTTGGTGTTATATATCACCTTAATTTTTGACCCAAATGATTTTAAACCTCAAATTGTCGATGTGGTTAAAGATAAAACAGGTCGTAATTTGGCAATAAGCAGTGATCTATCGTGGACCTTCTTTCCTAGTTTAGGGATCAAGCTCGGGGGGATCACACTTTCAAATCCAGCAGGGTTTGAAAATGCAGCCATGGTTTCAATCAATGAAGTCGTCGCTGAAGTGGCGTTAATGCCTTTGCTAAAGAAAGAGGTAGAGATCTCCCAGCTAAACTTAGATGGATTGACATTGGCGTTAGAAACTCAAAAAGACGGTCGAACCAGTTTTGACGGGCTTACTGGGCAGGCTAGCGATAGCGCTCAACCACAATCCAGTGACGGTGCGACATCAAGTGCAACCTTATCAACATTAGATATTGGTGGCATTTCAATCACCAATACCAAAATCAGTAATTTTGACCATCAAACAAACGCGACACAAGTGTTGTCACTCAAGTCATTAACGCTAGGGCGCTTTCAGCTAGATCAGTTTGCGACATTACAATATGAGTTATCCGCGTCATTACCCGATCTTAATCTAGACAGCAGTGGTGAAGGCCAAATTAGAGTTTCCCAAGATCTACAACATGTGACGATTAACGATTTTGTGGTGACAAACCTCATTACCGGTAACAGTATTCCAAATGGCTCCTTAAAAGCTGACATCAATACGTCGCTTGAAATGGCGTTAGATAAGCAAACAATGAGCTTAGTGTTAGCCAGTTTCAGTGCCGCTGATATTAATGCATCAGGTAAAGTCGATATTGCGTATGGGGCGAAAGTCCCCTCTGTCGTTGCCAAGCTTGATATTGGAGATATTGATATAGATCGTTTATTGCCAAAACAAGAGGAGGGTGCTGCAACTCAAAAACAGACCAGTCCATCTAATGCGGCTGCCGTTGAACCAGATTTAACGGCAATGAAAACAGTTAACTTAGATATCAACGTTAATGTTAAATCAGTAAAAGTAGCCAATTTAAAAACTCAAAACTGGGTATTTAAAATGGTCATGAAGCAAGGTGTTGCCAATATCAGCCAGTTATCTGCCGATTTATATGGAGGAACGATAAAGGCGTCGGCAAAACTCGATGGCCGAAATAAAGTGGCACAGTATCAATTTGACAAACGCTTGAGCGGTGTCGATATTCGTGCATTATTAGTGGATGCTGCTGAAATTGATATGCTCGATGGTACGGCTAACTTTAATGTTGCAGGTAAGGGCAAGAGTTTGCTCCCTGATAATTTGAAAAAGAACTTGCTTGCAAATGGAAAATTTGAAATTGCCGATGGTGCTATTCATGGCGTAAATATTCCACAAATGATCCGCGATGCAAAAGCCAAACTTGGCGGTGATATGTCACCAAGTGACTCAACAGAACAAAAGACTGACTTCACCAGTATGACGGGGTCCTTTAAGGTCGCCAAAGGGCTTGTCTCAAATCCAGACCTTCATATGGCGTCCCCTCTCATACGACTTACGGGAGCGGGGACCGCTAATGTCATCAACGAAGCGTTAGATTACAGGTTGACCACGTCGGTCGTTGGCTCGCTGGAAGGGCAAGGAGGCAATGAACGCGATGCGCTATACGGTGTTGAGATCCCATTTGCAATAAGCGGGACAATGTCAGAGCCTAAATTTTCGTTAGATACTAAAGCCTTGTTTGATTCAAAGCTAAAAGATGAAACCAATAAGCTGAAAGACAGCTTATTTAAAAAATTCGGAGGATTTTGA
- a CDS encoding putative 4-hydroxy-4-methyl-2-oxoglutarate aldolase, with translation MQDLLPDLFDSYAERLSLLPPMFKSFGKQDCFWGEVVTVKCFKDNSLVKEVLSKNGKGKVLVVDGQGITDSALLGDMIAKSAEDNGWQGIVIFGCVRDVAALKTMDIGIQAIGANPIKTVKKGLGEINIAVEIYGVIISPHSFVYADLNGIAISHHALDLSVLNL, from the coding sequence ATGCAAGATCTATTACCTGATTTATTTGATTCATATGCTGAACGTTTGTCACTGCTTCCCCCCATGTTTAAGTCTTTTGGTAAACAAGATTGTTTCTGGGGTGAAGTTGTAACCGTTAAATGCTTTAAAGATAACTCATTAGTAAAAGAAGTGTTATCGAAAAATGGTAAAGGTAAGGTGCTTGTTGTCGATGGGCAAGGAATAACCGACAGTGCATTGCTAGGCGATATGATCGCAAAAAGTGCCGAAGATAATGGTTGGCAAGGTATTGTTATTTTTGGCTGCGTTCGAGATGTGGCTGCGCTTAAGACTATGGATATTGGCATACAAGCAATTGGGGCTAACCCAATTAAAACAGTTAAGAAAGGGCTTGGGGAGATTAATATCGCGGTAGAAATATACGGTGTCATTATTTCTCCACACTCATTTGTATATGCTGATCTGAACGGGATCGCAATATCTCATCATGCTTTAGATTTATCCGTGCTAAATTTATAG
- the msrQ gene encoding protein-methionine-sulfoxide reductase heme-binding subunit MsrQ, with the protein MKNKQFRLTARSLFWLKGLMHCIGLLPIIYLVLLVLNDKAGGDPVQYIIHYTGVGALNALIATLLISPIAKKFKQGMLLQTRRLVGLYVFAYASLHILAFFSLDLLFAWGLFFEEVLKRPYILVGAAAYLLLTALAFTSFKTVMRKMGRRWQKLHNAIYLIALLIPIHFYWSVKSEIIEPILYFIIMGLLLGIRLKKSRWWKQLSVKSKFKGRVINPES; encoded by the coding sequence ATGAAGAATAAACAATTTAGATTAACCGCTCGCTCGCTGTTTTGGCTTAAAGGCTTGATGCATTGTATCGGATTGTTACCTATTATCTATTTGGTGTTATTGGTATTAAATGATAAGGCTGGCGGCGACCCAGTGCAATACATCATCCACTACACGGGCGTTGGCGCCCTCAACGCATTGATTGCTACGTTGTTGATATCGCCTATTGCCAAAAAGTTTAAGCAAGGCATGTTATTGCAAACAAGGCGGCTTGTGGGCCTTTATGTATTTGCGTACGCAAGCCTGCATATACTGGCTTTTTTTAGCCTAGACTTATTGTTTGCGTGGGGACTATTTTTTGAAGAAGTGCTAAAGCGACCTTACATTCTAGTGGGAGCAGCAGCTTATTTACTCCTAACTGCACTGGCGTTTACTTCGTTTAAAACCGTTATGCGAAAAATGGGGAGACGCTGGCAAAAGCTGCATAATGCTATTTACCTAATAGCCTTACTTATTCCAATACATTTTTATTGGTCGGTAAAATCTGAGATTATAGAACCGATACTATATTTTATAATAATGGGTTTACTGTTAGGAATAAGATTGAAAAAGTCACGTTGGTGGAAACAGTTATCTGTTAAAAGTAAGTTTAAAGGCAGAGTAATAAATCCTGAATCTTAA
- the msrP gene encoding protein-methionine-sulfoxide reductase catalytic subunit MsrP: MNIIKKAAWDKFKDCDVTPEEVYHDRRRILKQMGFVGAGALLSSHANAGVFDLFSSEEEKAAFARVALPHAKQTEYDHLLYGELTPENKVISHNNFYEFGTSKTDPVENAQGLRVNPWQLVIDGEVDTPLTLDYDDILKMFPLEERIYNFRCVEAWSMVIPWVGFSLANLLKKAGVKSNATHVAFETLYDPEQMPGQKNRYSGGGINYPYVEGLTLAEAMTDLTFMSVGLYGKTLPPQNGAPIRLVVPWKYGFKSIKSIVRIRVTDSRPKSSWNLLAASEYGFYANVNPEVDHPRWSQASERRIAEGGLFSAKRIPTLPFNGYGDLVSGLYEGLDLKRNF, from the coding sequence ATGAATATAATTAAGAAAGCTGCATGGGACAAATTTAAAGATTGTGATGTGACACCTGAAGAGGTTTACCACGACAGAAGACGTATTTTGAAGCAGATGGGGTTTGTGGGCGCGGGAGCCTTGCTTTCTTCCCATGCTAACGCGGGGGTGTTTGATCTTTTCTCTAGCGAAGAGGAAAAAGCGGCCTTTGCACGCGTAGCCTTGCCACATGCGAAACAGACTGAATACGATCATCTGCTTTATGGTGAGCTGACACCTGAAAATAAGGTGATATCACATAACAATTTCTATGAGTTTGGTACCAGTAAGACGGATCCTGTCGAAAATGCGCAGGGCTTAAGGGTTAATCCTTGGCAGTTAGTGATTGATGGTGAAGTTGATACCCCTTTGACATTGGATTATGACGACATTTTAAAGATGTTTCCGTTAGAGGAGCGGATCTACAACTTTAGATGTGTTGAGGCATGGTCAATGGTGATCCCGTGGGTAGGTTTTTCATTGGCCAATCTATTAAAAAAGGCGGGTGTCAAAAGCAATGCAACTCACGTCGCGTTTGAAACACTGTATGACCCTGAACAAATGCCAGGACAAAAGAATCGTTATAGCGGTGGTGGAATAAACTATCCCTATGTTGAAGGCCTCACATTAGCGGAAGCGATGACCGACCTTACGTTTATGTCTGTGGGTTTGTATGGTAAAACGTTGCCGCCACAAAACGGAGCGCCAATCAGATTAGTTGTGCCTTGGAAATATGGTTTTAAAAGCATTAAATCTATTGTTCGAATTCGTGTTACCGATAGTAGACCCAAATCTTCTTGGAACCTCTTGGCTGCGAGTGAATATGGTTTTTATGCGAATGTGAATCCAGAAGTGGATCATCCTCGATGGTCACAAGCGTCAGAACGACGCATTGCAGAAGGAGGACTGTTTTCAGCGAAAAGGATCCCCACACTTCCTTTTAACGGTTATGGTGATTTAGTATCTGGTTTATATGAAGGGCTAGACCTAAAAAGAAACTTTTAG
- the rmuC gene encoding DNA recombination protein RmuC: MPLNIAFSTPEIIIIIAIAFLSILIGALFNQRKTRIKWEYVRKQLTDDIELTKVELNSEILELKQSLHQKDDQLSHLQEKLEYRIEQLGKAQAQAERAPELEQALSDNQRKQMETQLALSKSNAMQQTITARYDAEQQALNDKIQLLEDTEIRLNAQFENLATKIFEARSEKLQTQNNQQLDSVLAPFKQQLEGFRVQVQTSYAHEQNQRSALKHQLDSLTELNLKMSQDAINLTKALKGDNKQQGNWGEVILERVLQESGLREGHEYDTQAELKNDDGKRFKPDVIVHLPENKDVVIDAKMSLVAYERYFNSDDDVVRAQAIKEHIVSVRAHIKGLSHKDYQKLHGLTSLDYVLMFIPLEPAFLLALEHDPSLVNYALDSNIMLVSPTNLLVALRTIHNIWRYEYQNQNAQLIAKQAGKIYDKLCGFLEDMEKIGRSLESADKNYNNAMNKLASGKGNVIRQAHQMQLLGVETSKKVDTQLLDKALSLSQDEIISQ; this comes from the coding sequence ATGCCTTTAAATATCGCTTTTTCTACTCCTGAGATTATCATCATAATCGCAATCGCGTTTCTTTCTATTTTAATCGGTGCTCTTTTTAACCAACGTAAAACGCGCATTAAATGGGAATACGTTCGTAAACAGCTAACAGATGACATTGAACTGACGAAAGTTGAACTCAATTCAGAGATTTTAGAACTAAAACAGTCGCTACATCAAAAAGATGATCAATTAAGTCATTTGCAAGAAAAATTAGAATATCGCATAGAGCAACTGGGTAAGGCACAAGCACAAGCAGAAAGAGCTCCCGAGCTTGAACAAGCGTTAAGCGATAATCAGCGCAAGCAAATGGAAACCCAATTAGCCCTGTCTAAATCCAATGCTATGCAACAAACCATCACGGCACGCTATGATGCGGAGCAGCAAGCGCTTAACGATAAAATTCAATTACTAGAAGATACAGAGATTAGGCTTAATGCTCAGTTTGAAAATCTAGCCACTAAAATATTTGAAGCAAGAAGCGAGAAACTGCAAACCCAGAACAATCAGCAGCTTGACAGCGTGCTAGCGCCCTTCAAACAACAGCTAGAAGGGTTCAGAGTCCAAGTTCAAACCTCTTATGCCCATGAACAAAACCAGCGCAGCGCTTTAAAACACCAATTAGACTCTTTAACTGAACTCAATCTCAAAATGAGCCAAGACGCTATTAACCTTACCAAAGCGTTAAAGGGCGATAACAAGCAACAGGGTAACTGGGGTGAGGTTATTTTAGAGCGAGTATTACAAGAAAGCGGGCTACGCGAAGGACATGAGTATGACACTCAAGCCGAACTAAAAAACGATGATGGCAAACGCTTTAAGCCCGATGTCATTGTGCACCTGCCTGAGAATAAAGACGTTGTTATCGACGCAAAAATGTCATTGGTTGCTTATGAGCGCTATTTTAACAGTGACGATGATGTAGTGCGCGCTCAAGCTATTAAAGAACACATTGTATCGGTTAGAGCTCATATTAAAGGATTAAGCCACAAGGATTATCAAAAGCTACACGGTTTAACTAGCTTAGATTATGTATTGATGTTTATTCCGCTGGAACCGGCATTTTTACTCGCGTTAGAGCATGATCCAAGTTTAGTTAATTATGCGCTTGATAGTAATATCATGCTGGTGAGTCCTACCAATTTATTAGTGGCACTTAGAACCATCCATAATATTTGGCGTTACGAGTATCAGAATCAAAATGCGCAGTTGATAGCAAAGCAAGCAGGGAAAATTTACGACAAGTTATGTGGGTTCCTAGAAGACATGGAAAAAATCGGTCGCTCTCTGGAGTCTGCTGATAAAAATTATAACAATGCCATGAACAAACTCGCATCCGGTAAAGGTAACGTTATACGTCAAGCTCACCAAATGCAGCTACTCGGAGTCGAAACCAGTAAAAAAGTCGATACCCAGTTGCTGGATAAAGCGCTAAGCTTATCTCAAGATGAAATCATCTCGCAATAA